CCCACGCGCAGCATGCATCACGCGTCCGCCATCTCGAGCTTCTCGCGCGCATCCGCACAACGACGATTCAGATCGCGATGCATCAACTGGCTATCGAGCAAAGCCGATACATCCGTCAAACCGTGATCAAAGCGCAACACGTATTCGATGTCGGTGTAGTCGTAATAAGCGCCGCTATCGGCCAGCCGTTGCGCTTCGGCGAATGCGGCATGCTGCCGTTCGCCACTCATCAGGTCTTTGATCGCCATGATTGCCGCTCCGAGGAACAGTGACTTCATCATAGCAATGCGAACCGCGAAGCACGGTGGTGCGCACGCAACACCAGGTGTTTTCCGGACACGCGCCCAATGACCTCACGCGTTGACCGTAGCACCCGACATCACTCACGCAGCCGCGACCGGCGACTTCGCCGCGCGCCAGCGCATCACGAGCACGCGTCCGACAAAGCACAGGCAGCCCGCGACGCCGACCACGATCCCCATGCCCTTCGGCGTGCCGTCGTGCCACAGTCCGACCGCGAGGCTCGACAACGCGCCGAGCGCGAGCTGCACCGCGCCGAACACGGCCGCCGCGGCGCCCGCGTTGGCGGGGTAGCGATGCATCAGATCGGTCGTGCAATTGGCGGACAACACGCCCACCACGCCGACGACGAAGAACAGCCCGAACACGATCGACCACAAGCCGCCCCACCCCGTCAGCGACACGATGGACACGAACAGCGACGCGACGAAGCTCACGGTCGCCGCAAACGAGATGATCGGCACCGGCCCGAGCCGGCCGACGAGCCGCGTGTTCAGGTAGTTGCCGAACATGATGCCGACGATGTTCAGCGCGAACAGGAAGCCATAGTGCTGCGCGGACACATGGAAATACTCGATGTACACGAACGGCGTCGCCGTGATGTACGCGAACATCGACGCGAACGCCATGCCGCCGCACAACATGTGGCCCCACGCGACCGGATCGCGCAGCAGCGTGCCATATGCGCCGAACGACTTCAGCAGCGCCGAGTGCGCGCGCTTCTCGCGCGGCCACGTCTCCGGCACTTTCAGGAATGCGGTGACCGCGCACACCGAACCGAACAGCGTCAGCGCAACGAATACGGTGCGCCAGCCGCCGGCCAACAGCAACTGTCCGCCGATCAGCGGCGCGAGCAGCGGACCGATCGCCGTCACGATCGCGATCATCGACAGTACGCGCGCCGCGTCGCCCGGCTCGTGCGCGTCGCGCGCGATCGCGCGAGCGAGCACCGACGCGGCGCCCGCACCCAACGCCTGCACGAAGCGGAAGCCGACCAGCGAGCCGATCGAGACCGACAGCGCGCAGGCGATGCTCGCGAGCGCATACAGGACGATGCCGCCAAGCAGAATCGGCCGGCGGCCGTACGTATCGGACAGCGGACCGTACAGCAGCATGCCGATCGAAAAGCCGAACATGAAGCTCGTGAGCGTCGATTGCGCGGCGCCCGTGCTGACCGAGAAGGCTTGCGCGATGGTCGGCAGACTCGGCAGATACATGTCCATGGAAATCGGCCCGCACGCGGCCAGCGCGCCGAGCAACAGGATCAGCCGGCCATCGGGCCGGCGTTTGAGCACGTGAGACATGGGGAAAATCCGGACGGAACGCCGCGCCGGCATCGGCAGCGGAACGCGTGAAGCGGAACGGTCATCAGCTGACCGGCTCGATTGTACGCGACGGTTAACTCGCTGACTGCCCGCGTGGCGCACTGCGTGGACGTTGCGCGACAGCGCGGCGCGACCTATCCGGCCCTACGAAGTCCCTGACGCATCGAAAGCGCTGCGCCGAACTGACCGCCAAGCGCAAACCGCCGAGGATCGCCGCAGCGGGCAGCCGGGCGAACCATGCGACGCCGCGAGCGCCCGCCCGCACAGCCCGCTGACGCCGACTCCGGTACAATTTCTCGATCCATCCCAGCATCGCGCGAAGTGTCCGCGGGAATTGTCCGAGGCCCTTTGCGCCGCTGCGCCACCCCGTTCAAATTGCAGCCATCGCCATGTCACGAAACGAAATCCTCTTCGAACGCGCGCAACGCACGATCCCCGGCGGTGTGAATTCGCCGGTGCGCGCTTTCCGCTCCGTCGGCGGCACGCCGCGCTTCGTCGAGCGCGCGCAAGGCCCGTACTTCTGGGACGCGGACGGCCAGCGCTATACCGACTACATCGGCTCGTGGGGACCGATGATCCTCGGCCACGTTCATCCCGAAGTGCTCGAAGCCGTGCAGCGAGTGCTCGCGAACGGCTTCTCGTTCGGCGCTCCCACCGAGTCGGAAGTGGAGATCGCCGAGGAAATCTGCAAGCTGGTGCCGTCGATCGAACAGGTGCGCATGGTGTCGAGCGGCACCGAGGCGACGATGAGCGCGCTGCGTCTCGCGCGCGGCTTCACGAACCGCAGTCGCATCGTCAAGTTCGAGGGCTGCTATCACGGCCACGCCGACAGTCTGCTCGTGAAGGCCGGCTCGGGCCTGCTGACCTTCGGCAATCCGACCTCGGCGGGGGTGCCGGTCGATATCGCGAAGCACACCACCGTGCTCGAATACAACAACGTCGCCGCGCTCGAAGAAGCGTTCAAGGCGTTCGGCAACGAGATCGCCTCGGTGATCGTCGAGCCGGTCGCGGGCAACATGAACCTCGTGCGCGCGACCCCCGAGTTCCTGCAGGCGCTGCGGCGCCTGTGCACCGAGTACGGCTCGGTGCTGATCTTCGACGAAGTGATGTGCGGCTTCCGCGTTGCGCTCGGCGGCGCGCAGCAGCTCTACGGCGTCACGCCTGACCTCACGTGTCTCGGCAAGGTGATTGGCGGCGGCATGCCGGCGGCGGCGTTCGGCGGCCGGCGCGATATCATGGCTCACCTTGCGCCGCTCGGCGGCGTCTATCAGGCGGGCACGCTGTCGGGCAATCCGATCGCGGTCGCGGCCGGCCTGAAGACGCTGCAGCTGATCCAGGCCCCCGGCTTCTACGACACGCTCGCCGCGCGCACCACACGTCTCGCGCAAGGCCTCGCGCGGGTGGCACGCGAAGCGGGCGTGCCGTTTGCGGCCGATGCGCTCGGCGGCATGTTCGGCATCTATTTCCGCGAAGCGGTCCCGACGAGCTTCGCCGAGGTCACGAAGAGCGATGTGCCGCGCTTCAACGCGTTCTTCCACAAGATGCTCGACGCGGGCGTGTACTTCGCGCCGTCGGCCTATGAGGCGGGCTTCGTGTCGAGCGCGCACGACGACGCGGTGATCGACGCGACGATCGACGCCGCGCGCGGCGCATTCGCGGCGTTGAAGGGCTGAATCCCACCCGCGATCGAACCACAACGGACACCGATGTTCTCGCAAACCGATTTCGTCCATATGGAACGCGCGCTCGCGCTCGCGAAGCGCGGTATGTACACGACCGACCCGAATCCGCGCGTCGGTTGCGTGCTCGTCAGAAACGGCGAGGTGATCGGCGAAGGCTTCACGCAGCCGGCCGGCCAGGATCACGCCGAGATTCGCGCGCTGAAGGACGCGCGCTCGCGCGGCCACGATCTGCGCGGCGCGACCGCCTACGTGACGCTCGAACCATGCAGTCATTTCGGCCGCACGCCGCCGTGCTCGAACGCGCTGATCGAAGCGCAGGTCGGCCGCGTGATCGCCGCGATGGAAGATCCCAATCCGCAGGTCTCCGGCCGCGGTCTCGCGATGCTGCGCGAAGCCGGTATCGAGGTGCGCTGCGGGCTGCTCGCGAACGAAGCGCGGGAGCTGAACATCGGCTTCGTGTCGCGCATGACGCGTGGCCGTCCGTGGGTGCGCATGAAAGTCGCGGCGTCGCTCGATGGCCGCACCGGCTTGCCATCGGGCGAAAGCCAGTGGATCACGAGCGCGGCAGCGCGTGCCGACGGCCATGCGTGGCGCGCGCGCGCGTCGGCGATCCTCACCGGCATCGGCACCGTACGCGAGGACGATCCGCGCATGACCGTACGCGCGGTCGATACGCCGCGCCAGCCGCACCGCGTGCTGATCGACAGCCAGCTGGACGTGCCGCTCGACGCGCAGATCCTGGCCGGCGCGCCGACGCTGATCTTCTGCGGCGAGCTCGATGCGCGGCTCGAAGAACGCGCGAGCGCGCTGCGCGCGCGCGGCGCCGAGATCGTGCCGCTGCCGAATGGGTTCGGCAAGGTGGATCTGCCGCGCATGCTGAGCGTGCTCGGCGAGCGCAACGTCAACGAGTTGCACGTCGAAGCCGGCTACAAGCTGAACGGCTCGCTGCTGCGCGAAGGCTGCGTCGACGAACTGCTCGTGTATCTCGCGCCGAGCCTGCTTGGCATGGACTCGATGAGCATGTTCAATCTGGCCTCGCCCGAGCTGCTCGAAGACCGCGTCAAGCTGAATTTCCATACGGTCGAGCGGATCGGCGACGATCTGCGGATTCTCGCGCGCTTCGCCCCGACAACCGTACCCGGGACCGACGCCGTGTCCCCCACCGTTTCGACATGAGCAAGGACTAGCACGATGTTTACAGGAATCGTCGCGGCAGTGGGCCGCATCGAATCAGTCAAGCCGCTCGGCACAGGCGACGACGCAGGCGTGCGCCTGAACGTCGAGGCCGGCGGGCTCGACCTCGCCGACGTGCAACTCGGCGACAGCATCACGATCCAGGGCGCCTGCATGACAGTGATCGCGAAGACCGCTCACTCGTTCGAAGTCGACGTGTCGCGCGAAAGCCTGAACTGCACGGCCGGTCTCGGCGAAACCGGCGAGGTCAATCTCGAGAAGGCGCTGCGCGCGCATGACCGGCTCGGCGGACATATCGTGTCCGGACACGTCGACGGGCTCGGTACCGTGACGCGTTTTGCGCCGGTCGGCGAATCGCACGAGTTGCGCATTCTCGCGCCGCGCGAGATCGGCCGCTATCTCGCGTACAAGGGATCGATTACGGTCAATGGCGTGAGCCTGACCGTGAATTCCGTCGATGATCGCGACGATGGCTGCGAGTTTTCGATCAATCTGATCCCGCATACCGTGCAGGTGACGACGCTCAAGCATTTGCGCGATGGCGTGCGGGTGAATCTGGAAATCGATCTGATTGCGCGGTATGTGGAGCG
Above is a window of Paraburkholderia sprentiae WSM5005 DNA encoding:
- a CDS encoding Bcr/CflA family multidrug efflux MFS transporter, whose translation is MSHVLKRRPDGRLILLLGALAACGPISMDMYLPSLPTIAQAFSVSTGAAQSTLTSFMFGFSIGMLLYGPLSDTYGRRPILLGGIVLYALASIACALSVSIGSLVGFRFVQALGAGAASVLARAIARDAHEPGDAARVLSMIAIVTAIGPLLAPLIGGQLLLAGGWRTVFVALTLFGSVCAVTAFLKVPETWPREKRAHSALLKSFGAYGTLLRDPVAWGHMLCGGMAFASMFAYITATPFVYIEYFHVSAQHYGFLFALNIVGIMFGNYLNTRLVGRLGPVPIISFAATVSFVASLFVSIVSLTGWGGLWSIVFGLFFVVGVVGVLSANCTTDLMHRYPANAGAAAAVFGAVQLALGALSSLAVGLWHDGTPKGMGIVVGVAGCLCFVGRVLVMRWRAAKSPVAAA
- the hemL gene encoding glutamate-1-semialdehyde 2,1-aminomutase, with the protein product MSRNEILFERAQRTIPGGVNSPVRAFRSVGGTPRFVERAQGPYFWDADGQRYTDYIGSWGPMILGHVHPEVLEAVQRVLANGFSFGAPTESEVEIAEEICKLVPSIEQVRMVSSGTEATMSALRLARGFTNRSRIVKFEGCYHGHADSLLVKAGSGLLTFGNPTSAGVPVDIAKHTTVLEYNNVAALEEAFKAFGNEIASVIVEPVAGNMNLVRATPEFLQALRRLCTEYGSVLIFDEVMCGFRVALGGAQQLYGVTPDLTCLGKVIGGGMPAAAFGGRRDIMAHLAPLGGVYQAGTLSGNPIAVAAGLKTLQLIQAPGFYDTLAARTTRLAQGLARVAREAGVPFAADALGGMFGIYFREAVPTSFAEVTKSDVPRFNAFFHKMLDAGVYFAPSAYEAGFVSSAHDDAVIDATIDAARGAFAALKG
- the ribD gene encoding bifunctional diaminohydroxyphosphoribosylaminopyrimidine deaminase/5-amino-6-(5-phosphoribosylamino)uracil reductase RibD, with the translated sequence MFSQTDFVHMERALALAKRGMYTTDPNPRVGCVLVRNGEVIGEGFTQPAGQDHAEIRALKDARSRGHDLRGATAYVTLEPCSHFGRTPPCSNALIEAQVGRVIAAMEDPNPQVSGRGLAMLREAGIEVRCGLLANEARELNIGFVSRMTRGRPWVRMKVAASLDGRTGLPSGESQWITSAAARADGHAWRARASAILTGIGTVREDDPRMTVRAVDTPRQPHRVLIDSQLDVPLDAQILAGAPTLIFCGELDARLEERASALRARGAEIVPLPNGFGKVDLPRMLSVLGERNVNELHVEAGYKLNGSLLREGCVDELLVYLAPSLLGMDSMSMFNLASPELLEDRVKLNFHTVERIGDDLRILARFAPTTVPGTDAVSPTVST
- a CDS encoding riboflavin synthase — translated: MFTGIVAAVGRIESVKPLGTGDDAGVRLNVEAGGLDLADVQLGDSITIQGACMTVIAKTAHSFEVDVSRESLNCTAGLGETGEVNLEKALRAHDRLGGHIVSGHVDGLGTVTRFAPVGESHELRILAPREIGRYLAYKGSITVNGVSLTVNSVDDRDDGCEFSINLIPHTVQVTTLKHLRDGVRVNLEIDLIARYVERMLGASQHGHAPTKSPDS